AGCtctccacttctcatgggcaagaCTCCTAACATAAACCTGGGCCTAAAGATATTCGGACATACGgagctcagctccccacttctcctGTGCGAGTCTCTCAGCATACAATCGGATGGACCCAAAGCCGATCGGACCTACAAGCTCAGCTATCAACTTCTCATGGGCAAGACTCCCAGCATAAACATGGACAATCCTAGAGTTGGTCGGGTATAGGggctcaactccccacttctcatgggtaCGACTCCTAGCATAAACCTAGGCGGCAATAGAGTCGACCGAACCTACaaggctcagctccccacttctcatgggcactACTGCATATATAAACCAGGGCAAACATAGTGGCAGCTGGAATACCTTTAAGAGACTACATTGTCAGATAATCGTAACAACCTGTTTGAGAATAACGGCTGCTCAccagaaaatattttattactaggACATATACTCGCAATGGAACTTTTCCTTCGTATAGAGGAAGGCACTTGTACATCCTCCATCATCCGACATATTCTAATACCAGACATTCTCTAACGTCTCATTATTACAGAGGTTATGAGGATCAGTATAAAAAGGGGGTCCTCTCCATTGGTGAGGTACGCACGCACACGCATCCATACTGCTGCTCATCTTTTTCTCCATTTTTGTCAGGCTACTattctgacttgagcatcgaagtgTCTGCGCTAGAAACCCCCTCTCTGGTTCTCGCTCTAACATTCTTGTTGGCTCTGTCTGTGGTGTGTATAAGTCTGCAGCTTTCAGCTCAAGGTTTGCATCTCCCAGCTCGAAGTCTTTCCTCCATCAACACTCTTTCAACTCAAGATCATCACCATAAAGTACCTCTTCATCAAGGTCTTCTTGGGCGTCGAAGCTATCGTCCTCCATGGCAAAACCTAGTGGCCTTTGAGATGGAGTTTGAGTGTACCCAAAGGGAAAAAATTaatctttcatcttcttcttcttcttcttcttcgtcttctcCCAATCCTTGATCTTAGTCTTGCCTTGTCGATCTCATGAGCGTCACAAGTGCTCCTACCATGTCAATGCTAGACCTTTTAATATGATGACAATCAACTTCACTTTCATCTGTTCTAGTACTTGCTCATAGCAAAAGAACCGCTCCACTTTGTTGATCCAATTAACAATATTCTCTGTTTGTGATGTACCATAAAATTTGGATAAATCAATTCGAAATCTGAGCTCTCCATGTCAATCCTCTCGACCACATGCCTCACAATATTCACGAATTTATACCACCACCGTTATATGATGGATTAAATTTACAATTTGCCTCTGTAAATCTTCAATCCTCAATCATTTTTCACAATGCTCGACTTCCTCAATCAGAACCTATCTACCGTGACCACGACTATCTCTCATTGGATCCAACGCTCGATTCCTCAAATCAGACATTGTCAACTCTAATACCAACTGACATCGGACAGGATAACAATTATCATGCGGGCTAACAAGAAGAGGGGAATcgaaaagaaaataagaagagaTAACCGCTATCCAAATTTttctataaaattaaaatatttataaattatttttcaataataAATGATTAATTCCTTaactagctatacatgtttagataGACTATTCCTAaaacaaattctaaaaaaatttattaaagacTTACTATCCTAAATTTCTAAATAgaccaaaaatataaaaaaataataataataataattattattattaaaaatatcctacatataaaaaaacttaaatattaaaaaaataaaaattatcaaaagtaATAATAACAATATACAAATCCTCTTACCTGAGACAGGAAAAAAAAACAGTTAATGATCTAGCAGGTTTATGTCCATACAACTCAAGTAATCATGTCATTACAATAAACTTCCTAAATACCAAAGAACAGTGTGCTAAAGTTATCCAATATCAAAATAAATAGGCTTGCATTTCTGCATTTTCTTCACTATCATAAAATATGTGCAATCAAATGAGTTGCTCAATTATTGTgcgtaaaaaaaataattaatcaaattaatcaggtcggataatattaaattaatttaattccatAAAACAAATCTATCTTAACATTATTCTCAGATCTACTTTCTATTAAAAAGAAAATTCCTTAATAATATACTGCAAGTGTTGTAACTGAGTTTGAATTATAAATCTTATAAATTCTGTTGTAACTGAGTTTGAATTATCAATCTTAAATTTATCATTGAAAGATCTAACTATGACCTTGTCAAAGCCGCTATTGTGTAAACTATGCAATGGGAGGAATTAAAGCGCCCACTAAGGGATCAgcagaattaatttgatttttttaaaaaagaaattgcATTTAGATTCAGTAGACACAACTCAAATAATGTCTAACCTGTAAAGGAGGATGGAACTATATAAGTTCCGATATTCAACATTTTCGCCTAAAGGATGTATTAAAGTTTGTTGATAGATGCTAATAGCAAAACGCCGAAATTTATTGTGATGTAATAGCAAACCTGTTCAATTTTGATTGTGAGTGGCCTTCAATTTAGACCATTGACGTGGCCCTTGTAAATGCCGAAGCATATATTATCAGAAACACTTGAGACCCTACTGCTTTTCTTTCCACTCCCCTTGTTACCCCTACCACCCAGGCCATGAATCATGACTCAAAGCCAAGCCATGCCAAGCCAAGGGAATCACAGCAATATGACACACCACCATGAACGTAAATATATATTACAAAATCCATATTTTcctagtgaaaaaaaaaaaagaatgcaaGGGAAGGCCAATCACATGACAGAATCATTTATTATGATTGGATGACTGCAAAGCATCCAATAAAGGTGAAAGTGAGTGATTACTACAAAATCATTCACAGTTAGCGGATAGCTCAAAGGCCAGGCCATGGTGGAACAAAAGGACCTGGCAAACAAAATTTAGCATCTTTTGTAttatttgatgaaaaaagttCTGAACCAGCACATCACGCATCTGAGCTGATTGCTTTTGCTGAGAGGTAATGACAAATAGTTCACATGGACTTTGTTCTCTTGTAAACAGATTATGACAACAGAGACATGATAACAATGAAAAATATGGATCATTAGGAATATTAAGCACAGGTTATCGGGGGCATCATTCTGTTTGTTAGCCAAGatagaacagaaaaaaaaaatcacaattgaTATTTTTGTTGTCACAGAGTGGCTCTGTAGAAAGGTCAAAGAGGAAAGGGGACAGGTTCTACAAATAATGCCTCACATGAATTCTTTTCTTTGGGAAAATGGAGGAAACCAAAAGTTATAAAATCGAGATGATCACAAGATTCCATGAAAGTAGGATAAAGCATTCAGTGGTCCATTATAAGACAAAATTAAAGCTTAATACTGCAAGAGAGAAATGGTAGAAATTTAATCATTGTCTCAACTAGAAAATAGTTTAGTCTAGAATTATGAGATGTGGAATAAGGGAGACAAAAACCAGCTTTTGAATCCGTATTTCCATGTAAAATGAAACTATTCATCATTCTGAGTATTCCAATATGTCATTAGATTAGCATTCTATAACATGTAGGATGATACTCTAACACCATGGTGAACTATTTCAAAACAAGAAACTCCAAGTTCATatcatcaaacaaaaaaaaaaggcttTTGAGATCCTTACCTAGCAAAATAATCCTTCGCTGGCTAAGCTGATATACAAAGTTGCCTGACACACCCTTTCTCGTTATTATGACCAGAGTGAGCAAATATCATAATTGAATGACATGAAGGAAAGCCAAAACAATGTGACTAATATGAAGAGCAAACTTGCTGTGCATGACTAAAGAAAAGGGTATTTGAAAGCAATTCATCTCGCTGTCATGCATCTGTTGAAGGTTAAAAAGAAGCACACGATCCATTGCAATACACTTAGAACAGAGGAAGCACAATTACAATCTCTATACTTAGATTCTACATCTGTTTCAATTGCATGATTACTCTAACAACAACAGTCAGTCAGATTTCAACACCACATACACCATATGTACTGACTTAATAAGCTTACAAAACCCAGATTCAACTCTGTGCCGGCTACTGGATCTGTGTGTAAATTACATAGGTTATAACCAACTGCCAAACATAGATAACCATGGAGGATAACCAAGTAACCTTAGCAGCTCTTGTGAGAAGGTTTGACTTGGCCCATGGCAATTTGCTCTCAACTGAGGATAGCACGACCTCATAAATAATCTCCTAACTTTTTAAAGCTAAgctaatacaaaaataaaaaatgccTAAACCAGCGTTTCTCATTATGCCAATCAGAAAGAAGAATCATATCAAATTGCAATGaacgaaaggaaaaaaaaaactaatctctAATGCAAACTTGCAGTCCAATGACTTACGAAATGGTGTAGAAGCAAATCATAATGCAGCATATTGCTGTTCAAGGTTAACGACAACATACCATTTTAATTCCAATCTAGCAGACTTGGAAAAGGCGAGGCACAGCAAGTATAAACTACCAAACAAAATAAATCATGGTGGATAACAAAACATCAAATTTTAATAATCTTAGCAGCTCTTATGAGAGGGTTGGCCTTTGCAATCTGCTCTCGACCAGCAGCcttgtaatcaaaagagcaatcATGGGTGTCAGAGTAACGGTGGCGGGCACAGAAGAGATCCCCACATCGGCACCGGAAACCAGTAAGTCCCACCCTTTTGTCGCAACTCGAGCAGCGGTTGATGGATTGAAACGGTGGCAGAGCCTTGTCGCTGTGCTTCTCCTTGGGACCAAGATCCACGGTCGCCGGGTTTCCCAAATTCTCAGGTGTATTTAGAGATGAGAGCTCTTGCAGAGTCTGCAGGCAATGGGCAGACGGCGACGGTGGTGGTTGAGGCGAGGAGGAACTCGGAGAAGGGGAAGAGGGTTTGAGGATTTCAGCTTCATCCTTATTAAGGTTGCAACTTTCCCCTGCCATCTATCCCAAATTGAAGAAGAAAAATCCTAAACACagctaaaaatcgagagacggagagagagagagagttacgCAAATAGAGATCGAAGCGAGTTCAAGATCCAACAAAATAAGCAGCGCGTAAACAACCGCAACGACGTCGAAAGCTAAGATTCAACAGACTTTTTTCCCCCACGCATTTAGGGAGAACAAAGAAATCAGAACAgaagggcaaaaaaaaaaaaaaagaaagaaagggatAAGACAAGGACAACAAACGAGATCccagaagaaagagaagaaaccgCGGGATCGAGCTCACCGGAGTCGAATTTTACAGAAGCTTATAGACGaaaacaaagaagatgatcgCAAAAGCCTCCTCGAGACG
This window of the Zingiber officinale cultivar Zhangliang chromosome 3B, Zo_v1.1, whole genome shotgun sequence genome carries:
- the LOC121967169 gene encoding zinc finger AN1 domain-containing stress-associated protein 15-like, with translation MAGESCNLNKDEAEILKPSSPSPSSSSPQPPPSPSAHCLQTLQELSSLNTPENLGNPATVDLGPKEKHSDKALPPFQSINRCSSCDKRVGLTGFRCRCGDLFCARHRYSDTHDCSFDYKAAGREQIAKANPLIRAAKIIKI